In Luxibacter massiliensis, a single genomic region encodes these proteins:
- a CDS encoding AI-2E family transporter: MDLNKENLRKIRGLILFTIIILIVLWKYTVVLEFVGFLLGITYPFLLGGAIAFILNVPMHFLEGKLFYNKQLSGKKWAGKLARPLSLILTILFVLGVISVVIFVVVPKLGSTFMSLGKNIQSFVPKAQGWAEELFINNREIVTWIEGISIDWEKLFNGIVAFFKNGAGSVLGSTFTVAKSIVSGMTTFVIAFVFACYILLQKERLDIQIRKIMYAYMKREHVKKTLDICSLTYKTFSSFLTGQCVEAVILGTMFVVVMTIFRIPYALLVGVLIAFTALIPIFGAFIGCVVGAFLILMVAPMKALIFVVMFLVLQQVEGNLIYPRVVGGSVGLPSIWVLAAVSIGGSLMGIVGMLVFIPIVSVVYTLFRENVYGQLAKKGLAVDNSSGELMDRNGDAGKKQRPGSAQGSVKTKVE; this comes from the coding sequence ATGGATCTGAATAAAGAAAATCTGCGGAAGATCAGGGGGTTAATTTTATTTACAATTATTATATTGATTGTCCTATGGAAATATACTGTTGTGCTGGAATTTGTAGGGTTCTTGCTGGGTATCACCTATCCTTTTCTTTTGGGCGGGGCAATTGCTTTTATTTTAAATGTTCCTATGCATTTTCTGGAAGGGAAACTATTTTATAATAAACAGCTTTCTGGAAAAAAGTGGGCCGGGAAACTGGCGCGGCCGCTGAGCCTGATTCTTACAATCCTGTTTGTGCTTGGCGTGATATCCGTGGTCATTTTTGTGGTTGTGCCGAAGCTGGGGAGCACATTTATGTCCCTTGGGAAGAATATACAAAGTTTTGTGCCAAAGGCACAGGGATGGGCGGAAGAGCTTTTTATAAATAACAGGGAAATTGTTACATGGATTGAAGGGATCAGTATTGACTGGGAAAAGCTGTTTAACGGAATCGTGGCTTTCTTTAAAAACGGGGCGGGCAGCGTTCTGGGTTCTACCTTTACAGTGGCCAAAAGCATTGTGAGCGGCATGACTACATTTGTCATTGCTTTTGTATTTGCGTGTTATATTCTTCTTCAGAAGGAAAGGCTGGATATCCAGATAAGAAAGATTATGTATGCGTATATGAAAAGGGAGCATGTAAAAAAGACACTGGATATCTGCTCACTTACTTATAAGACTTTCTCCAGCTTTCTTACAGGGCAGTGTGTGGAAGCAGTGATTCTGGGGACGATGTTTGTAGTCGTTATGACAATTTTTAGGATTCCATATGCACTGCTGGTAGGAGTATTGATTGCATTTACAGCTTTAATCCCTATATTCGGCGCTTTTATCGGATGTGTGGTAGGGGCGTTCCTGATCCTGATGGTAGCCCCCATGAAAGCCCTTATTTTTGTAGTTATGTTCCTGGTGCTCCAGCAGGTAGAGGGGAACCTGATTTACCCGAGGGTGGTAGGTGGTTCCGTGGGCCTTCCTTCCATATGGGTTTTAGCGGCTGTCAGTATTGGGGGCAGTTTAATGGGGATCGTAGGCATGCTGGTATTCATCCCGATAGTATCCGTTGTTTATACACTCTTCCGGGAAAATGTATATGGACAGCTTGCTAAAAAGGGACTTGCCGTGGACAACAGCTCTGGCGAACTAATGGACAGGAATGGAGATGCGGGGAAAAAGCAGCGGCCTGGCAGCGCTCAGGGCAGCGTGAAAACAAAAGTAGAATAA
- a CDS encoding helix-turn-helix domain-containing protein, with protein MGEVRFMISEAAKQVKVESHVLRYWEEELNLEIGRTEMGHRYYTKDDIQLFRCIKKLKDEGMLLKDLKPLIPELKQTRLKLQGSTIPDLKAVKEREGNKAGANFTSIKTSAAPSGPLQNQDPSPTLQPSVSDISKAASTADAPSPTKKAESTSKLPSAADKPSALSVTEADVVPITQLEQVRSLIGDVLTEVVATNNETLKKDITKAVTKDVIREMDFLFQAKERQEEEHFRKLDCLIRQQQANRREAAKENPIGKLKKLLT; from the coding sequence ATGGGTGAAGTCAGGTTTATGATTTCTGAGGCCGCCAAGCAGGTTAAGGTCGAATCCCATGTACTGCGTTACTGGGAAGAAGAACTTAATCTGGAAATCGGGCGTACAGAAATGGGGCATCGATATTATACCAAGGACGATATACAACTTTTCCGCTGTATTAAGAAACTAAAAGATGAAGGGATGCTTCTAAAGGATTTAAAGCCTTTAATCCCAGAATTAAAACAGACACGGCTAAAACTCCAAGGCAGCACGATCCCGGACCTAAAGGCCGTAAAAGAGCGTGAAGGCAACAAAGCCGGGGCAAATTTTACCAGCATTAAAACGTCTGCTGCACCTTCCGGCCCACTTCAGAACCAAGACCCATCCCCCACTTTACAGCCTTCTGTTTCAGATATATCCAAGGCCGCATCCACGGCTGACGCCCCCTCCCCCACAAAGAAGGCGGAATCTACTTCTAAGCTGCCCTCCGCTGCGGACAAGCCTTCTGCACTAAGTGTTACAGAAGCAGATGTAGTCCCTATTACTCAGCTGGAGCAAGTTCGCAGCCTTATTGGGGATGTATTAACTGAAGTTGTGGCAACTAACAATGAGACATTGAAAAAGGATATCACAAAAGCAGTTACAAAAGACGTCATCCGGGAGATGGATTTTCTTTTCCAGGCAAAAGAGCGCCAGGAGGAAGAACATTTCCGCAAGCTGGACTGCCTGATTCGGCAGCAGCAGGCAAACCGCCGGGAGGCCGCTAAGGAAAACCCCATTGGAAAGCTCAAAAAGCTTCTTACATAA
- a CDS encoding DUF362 domain-containing protein, with protein sequence MAHVISDECVSCGSCEGECPVDAISEGDGKYVIDAGACVDCGACEAACPTGAISAE encoded by the coding sequence ATGGCACATGTAATTAGTGATGAATGTGTAAGCTGTGGTTCTTGCGAGGGTGAATGCCCAGTAGACGCTATCTCAGAAGGTGATGGCAAATACGTAATCGATGCTGGTGCATGCGTTGATTGTGGTGCATGCGAAGCTGCCTGTCCTACAGGTGCTATTTCAGCCGAATAA
- a CDS encoding DHH family phosphoesterase, with protein sequence MKKRNMRLKGQLRMYMQWPLIMTVLLAAMNIWMYMVDKKAGLMMSVFVVVYLVIVGMLYFYNRSLILADLIQFSTQYKGIQNTLLKELAVPYVIILEDGRILWRNDSFAERIEGKKREQYLYKLIPELNTGVYPREDMGNVELEVTYKERDYQAELRRVSVEGFSEAEKLLQIPREKEYFIAVYMKDVTELNAYIRANEEQRLIAGLIYIDNYDEVMESVEEVRQSLLVALVDRKINKYISDVDGIVKKLEKDKYFVAIKKESYHKFEGDKFSLLEEVKQVNIGNARCATLSIGLGLNASTYAQSYNYARIAIDLALARGGDQAVIKDSKGITYFGGKKEQTAKNTRVKARVKAEALREFIVSKDQVFVMGHKLADADSFGACMGIYRAAVELEKKAHVVINEVTTSMRPLFDEIAESPAYGKDIFLTPEQALENVTDNTMVVVVDTNKPQMTECPGLLKRSKTIAVLDHHRQGSHVIDNAVLSYIEPYSSSTSEMVAEVLQYIVDDIRFPSVEADCLYAGIMIDTRNFMNRTGVRTFEAAAFLRRCGADITRVRKMFRDDMESYRAKAEAVRMAEVYREEYAIAQCPGDIESPTVLAAQAANELLDISGIKASFVLTVYEGRIYLSARSIDEVNVQIIAERLGGGGHINSAGAQFDHTNIWKAIQDLKDTIDQMIEEGDI encoded by the coding sequence ATGAAAAAAAGGAATATGCGTTTAAAAGGGCAGTTGAGAATGTATATGCAGTGGCCGCTGATTATGACGGTACTGTTAGCTGCCATGAATATCTGGATGTATATGGTAGACAAAAAGGCGGGCCTTATGATGTCCGTATTTGTAGTTGTCTATCTGGTGATAGTGGGAATGCTGTATTTTTATAACCGTTCTCTGATTTTAGCTGATCTGATCCAGTTTTCTACACAATATAAAGGAATACAGAATACCTTGCTCAAGGAGCTGGCCGTCCCCTATGTCATTATACTGGAGGATGGACGGATCCTTTGGAGGAATGACAGCTTTGCAGAAAGGATTGAGGGCAAAAAAAGGGAGCAGTATTTGTATAAACTAATACCGGAGTTAAATACCGGAGTATATCCCAGGGAGGATATGGGGAATGTCGAACTGGAGGTGACCTATAAGGAGCGGGATTACCAGGCAGAACTTAGGCGGGTTTCAGTGGAGGGGTTTAGTGAGGCAGAGAAACTTCTGCAGATTCCCCGTGAGAAAGAATATTTCATAGCTGTATATATGAAGGACGTGACAGAACTTAACGCATATATACGTGCCAATGAGGAGCAAAGGCTGATTGCCGGGCTAATTTACATTGACAATTATGATGAAGTCATGGAGAGCGTGGAGGAGGTACGTCAGTCTCTTCTAGTTGCTCTTGTTGACCGTAAGATTAACAAATATATCAGTGATGTAGATGGTATTGTCAAGAAGCTGGAGAAGGACAAGTATTTTGTGGCGATCAAAAAGGAAAGCTACCATAAATTTGAGGGCGATAAGTTCTCGCTTCTGGAGGAAGTAAAGCAGGTAAATATTGGGAATGCCCGCTGTGCCACATTGAGCATTGGACTTGGGTTAAATGCCTCTACCTATGCCCAGAGCTACAATTATGCCCGCATTGCCATCGATCTGGCCCTCGCCCGGGGGGGAGACCAGGCCGTTATCAAGGATAGTAAAGGAATCACATACTTTGGGGGCAAGAAGGAGCAGACGGCCAAGAATACCCGGGTGAAGGCACGTGTAAAAGCAGAGGCCCTCAGGGAATTTATTGTGTCCAAGGACCAGGTTTTCGTCATGGGGCATAAACTGGCAGATGCGGATTCATTCGGCGCATGTATGGGGATCTACCGGGCCGCCGTGGAGCTGGAGAAAAAGGCCCATGTTGTTATAAATGAAGTAACAACATCTATGCGTCCGCTATTTGATGAGATTGCGGAAAGTCCGGCATATGGAAAGGATATTTTCCTTACCCCGGAGCAGGCCCTTGAAAATGTGACTGATAATACAATGGTCGTGGTGGTGGATACAAACAAACCTCAAATGACAGAATGTCCGGGCCTGTTGAAGCGTTCCAAGACAATTGCAGTACTTGATCATCACCGTCAGGGAAGCCATGTGATAGATAATGCCGTGCTTTCCTACATAGAACCATACTCCTCCTCTACAAGCGAGATGGTTGCTGAGGTACTGCAGTATATTGTGGATGATATCAGGTTTCCGTCAGTGGAGGCGGATTGCCTTTATGCAGGTATTATGATCGATACACGGAACTTTATGAACCGGACAGGAGTCAGGACCTTTGAGGCAGCTGCATTTTTGAGAAGATGCGGAGCAGATATTACCCGTGTGCGCAAAATGTTCCGTGACGATATGGAATCTTACCGAGCCAAGGCTGAGGCGGTGCGCATGGCAGAGGTATACAGGGAAGAATACGCCATAGCACAGTGTCCGGGAGATATTGAAAGTCCTACTGTACTGGCAGCCCAGGCGGCCAATGAACTGCTGGACATCAGCGGTATCAAGGCTTCTTTTGTGCTTACAGTATATGAGGGGCGGATTTATTTAAGCGCCCGTTCTATTGATGAAGTAAATGTGCAGATCATTGCAGAGAGGCTTGGAGGCGGAGGCCATATTAATTCTGCAGGGGCACAGTTTGACCATACGAATATTTGGAAGGCAATACAGGATTTGAAAGATACAATAGACCAGATGATTGAGGAAGGAGATATTTAA
- the rplI gene encoding 50S ribosomal protein L9 translates to MKVILLQDVKALGKKGEIVNVNDGYARNFILPKKLGVEANNKNMNDLKLQRQREEKIAQENLEAAKELAGKLAGGNVKLAIKVGEGGRTFGSVSSKEIAAAVKEQMGLEIDKKKIQLKETIKMLGTHPVPIKLHPEVTAELKVVVEEEA, encoded by the coding sequence GTGAAAGTGATTTTATTGCAGGATGTAAAGGCTCTCGGTAAAAAGGGAGAGATTGTAAATGTAAATGATGGATATGCAAGGAATTTTATTCTGCCCAAGAAATTAGGTGTGGAAGCCAACAATAAGAATATGAATGACTTAAAGCTCCAAAGGCAGAGAGAAGAAAAGATCGCACAGGAGAATTTAGAGGCTGCAAAAGAGCTGGCAGGCAAGCTGGCAGGCGGCAATGTGAAGCTTGCTATCAAGGTTGGAGAGGGCGGAAGGACCTTCGGGTCTGTATCCAGCAAGGAAATTGCAGCGGCAGTGAAAGAGCAGATGGGACTGGAGATAGACAAGAAAAAGATACAGCTCAAAGAGACAATCAAGATGCTTGGCACGCACCCTGTTCCAATAAAGCTGCATCCGGAGGTTACTGCTGAACTTAAGGTAGTTGTAGAAGAGGAGGCATAA
- a CDS encoding substrate-binding domain-containing protein translates to MKKKWTIIVSAALCIMLLVCGCGQKEEKPTFTGDTTEEPPYQDNLNAISPSAYNNVQGLELEPGSYISIIGKDESSAYWKAIRKGVEQAAADLNEALGYSGEDKIKVTYNAPGEVEDIDEQVNILDEELARYPDAIGIASIDADACTVQFDLATENGIPIIALDSGNSYQGIQCTIKTDNADAARTGAYKLCDEIEDKGGILLLVHDSKSASGKEREESFQNEIQNNHPEVAVVETIYLDRMEEMKKEIAKEKNEAREETEKGGSKAGEEITPESLTDEDVIEYYLEKHTDIKGCFGTNITATQLALSALKQAEDEDVILMGFDAGKEQMEALKNGEIKGLVVQNPFGIGYASVVAAARTILQSGNEAEVNTGFIWVTQENMEEESIQNMLYE, encoded by the coding sequence ATGAAGAAAAAGTGGACAATCATCGTATCGGCAGCTTTATGTATTATGTTACTGGTCTGCGGGTGCGGCCAGAAGGAAGAGAAGCCGACTTTTACGGGGGATACAACAGAGGAACCGCCATATCAGGATAATTTGAATGCCATATCCCCGTCAGCATATAATAATGTGCAGGGACTGGAGCTGGAGCCAGGTTCTTATATATCAATTATAGGTAAAGATGAAAGCTCGGCTTACTGGAAGGCAATTAGAAAGGGCGTGGAGCAGGCGGCGGCAGATTTGAATGAGGCTCTAGGGTACAGCGGAGAAGACAAGATTAAGGTGACATATAATGCGCCGGGAGAAGTAGAGGACATTGATGAGCAGGTAAATATACTGGATGAGGAGCTTGCCAGGTATCCGGATGCAATTGGCATTGCAAGCATTGACGCGGATGCGTGTACTGTGCAGTTCGACCTGGCCACAGAGAATGGCATCCCGATTATTGCCTTAGATTCCGGTAATTCTTATCAGGGAATCCAGTGCACGATTAAAACGGATAATGCAGATGCGGCCAGAACAGGGGCCTATAAGCTCTGTGATGAGATAGAAGATAAGGGCGGCATTCTTCTGCTTGTCCATGATTCTAAGTCTGCCTCTGGCAAAGAGCGGGAAGAAAGCTTTCAGAATGAGATACAGAACAACCATCCTGAGGTGGCTGTGGTGGAGACCATATACCTGGATAGGATGGAGGAAATGAAAAAGGAAATAGCCAAGGAAAAAAATGAGGCCCGGGAGGAGACTGAGAAAGGCGGCAGCAAGGCCGGAGAAGAGATAACTCCTGAGAGCCTGACAGATGAAGACGTCATAGAATATTATCTGGAAAAGCATACTGATATTAAAGGATGCTTCGGCACGAATATAACAGCTACTCAGCTTGCTTTATCGGCACTAAAGCAGGCAGAGGATGAGGATGTCATTTTGATGGGGTTTGATGCTGGTAAGGAACAGATGGAGGCGCTTAAGAATGGAGAGATCAAAGGCCTTGTGGTGCAGAATCCTTTTGGCATAGGGTATGCCTCTGTGGTGGCAGCGGCCCGCACTATTTTACAGAGTGGGAACGAAGCGGAGGTAAACACCGGATTTATTTGGGTGACGCAGGAGAATATGGAGGAAGAGTCTATTCAGAATATGTTATATGAATAG
- the dnaB gene encoding replicative DNA helicase codes for MEMEAAIKRIMPHSTEAEQAVVGAMLMNKDAIIAASEIITGEDFYQAAYGILFDSIVELFQAGKPVDLITLQEHLKEKNVPPEISSMEFARELVASVQTSANVKYYAEIVQEKSTLRRLIKVAEEVANTCYLENQPLADVLDKAEKGVFELVERGNVQEYTPIKQVVLNALDVIERASKTTGSVTGIPTGFIDLDYKLSGLQRSDLILIAARPSMGKTAFVLNIAQHAAFRQNRAVAIFSLEMSKEQLVNRLFSLESHVDAQLLRTGNLKDTDWEKLIEGAGRIGKSRLVIDDTSGISIAEMRSKCRKYKLELGLDLIIIDYLQLMSGSGGRSNESRQQEISEISRSLKGLARELNVPVIALSQLSRAVEQRTDKRPMLSDLRESGAIEQDADVCMFIYREDYYIPDTEDKGIAEIIIAKQRNGPVGTVRLAWIPQYTRFGNELRQQD; via the coding sequence ATGGAGATGGAAGCAGCAATTAAGAGAATTATGCCTCACAGTACGGAGGCGGAACAGGCAGTTGTCGGAGCCATGTTGATGAATAAAGATGCAATTATAGCCGCATCTGAGATTATCACAGGAGAAGATTTTTACCAGGCCGCCTATGGCATACTTTTTGATTCCATAGTAGAGTTGTTCCAGGCCGGGAAGCCTGTGGATCTGATTACGCTCCAGGAACATCTAAAAGAAAAGAATGTACCGCCGGAGATCAGCAGCATGGAGTTTGCCAGAGAACTTGTGGCCAGTGTGCAGACTTCGGCGAATGTTAAATATTACGCAGAGATCGTGCAGGAAAAATCAACCTTGCGCCGGCTGATTAAAGTGGCGGAGGAGGTGGCCAATACTTGTTATTTGGAGAACCAGCCTCTTGCCGATGTCCTCGATAAGGCAGAAAAAGGAGTATTTGAGCTGGTAGAGCGGGGGAATGTGCAGGAGTATACCCCTATAAAACAAGTGGTACTTAATGCTCTGGATGTAATTGAGAGGGCGTCTAAAACAACGGGAAGTGTCACCGGCATACCTACAGGGTTTATTGATTTAGATTATAAACTGTCAGGCCTGCAGCGTTCAGATTTGATTTTGATTGCAGCAAGGCCTTCAATGGGAAAGACAGCCTTTGTGTTAAATATTGCGCAGCATGCCGCTTTCAGGCAAAACCGGGCCGTGGCTATTTTCAGTCTTGAGATGTCTAAAGAGCAGCTGGTAAACCGTCTTTTTTCTTTGGAGTCACATGTGGATGCACAGCTTCTGCGTACAGGAAATTTAAAAGACACAGACTGGGAAAAATTAATAGAAGGGGCTGGGAGGATTGGAAAGTCACGCCTTGTAATAGATGATACTTCTGGCATTTCTATTGCAGAGATGCGTTCCAAATGTAGGAAATATAAATTGGAGCTGGGACTGGATTTAATCATAATCGATTATCTTCAGCTCATGAGCGGAAGCGGGGGACGGAGCAATGAAAGCCGGCAGCAGGAGATTTCAGAGATCTCCCGGTCTTTAAAGGGCCTGGCAAGAGAGCTGAATGTCCCGGTCATTGCTCTTTCACAGTTAAGCCGTGCGGTGGAGCAGAGGACAGATAAACGGCCTATGCTTTCTGATTTGCGTGAGTCAGGGGCCATTGAGCAGGATGCGGATGTGTGCATGTTTATTTACAGGGAGGATTATTATATTCCAGATACAGAGGATAAAGGGATAGCGGAGATTATCATCGCCAAGCAGAGGAACGGCCCTGTAGGGACCGTGCGGCTGGCATGGATCCCACAGTATACACGTTTTGGAAATGAGTTAAGGCAGCAGGATTAA